One part of the Quercus lobata isolate SW786 chromosome 7, ValleyOak3.0 Primary Assembly, whole genome shotgun sequence genome encodes these proteins:
- the LOC115951185 gene encoding lipid phosphate phosphatase delta-like, which produces MESIAVWQGATLGGIVAWILISSYLNVTRKLRSFLQPWVAHHVIAGTPLIFQIQKYQHWFFDALFSGLSCVVSVPFYTAFLPLLFWSGHGRLARQMTLLMAFCDYLGNTIKDTVSAPRPSSPPVRRITATKDEEDNALEYGLPSSHTLNTVCLSGYLLHYVLSYIQYEDVSMKFVGLALVCLFVGLIGFGRIYLGMHSLIDIIGGLGIGLVILAFWLTVHEHVDNFIVSGQNVTSFWAALSILLFFAYPTPELPTPSFEYHTAFNGVAFGIVSGIQQTYHQFHHEAVARIFTPQLTISNFVGRMLVGIPTILLVKFCSKALAKWILPGVSNTLGIPIKSTNYIPTLNGNGKKSDESKQSGYIQRLFFSQQGSFDVDTGIRFIQYAGLAWSVVDLVPSLFSHLSL; this is translated from the exons atggaaaGCATAGCTGTGTGGCAGGGGGCAACTCTAGGTGGAATTGTGGCATGGATTTTAATATCTTCATACCTCAACGTCACCCGCAAGCTTCGATCTTTCCTGCAACCTTGGGTGGCTCACCATGTCATCGCTGGGACTCCTCTCATCTTCCAGATCCAG aaataCCAGCATTGGTTTTTTGATGCTTTGTTCTCTGGGTTGTCCTGTGTTGTTTCTGTGCCCTTTTACACTGCCTTTCTCCCTTTGCTATTCTGG AGTGGTCATGGCAGATTGGCTAGGCAAATGACCCTTTTGATGGCCTTTTGTGATTATTTAGGAAACACTATAAAG GATACGGTATCAGCTCCCAGACCCAGTTCACCACCTGTTAGGAGAATAACTGCTACAAAAGATGAGGAAGACAATGCATTGGAATATGGATTGCCCTCTTCTCACACTCTTAACACAGTTTGCTTATCTGG GTACCTTTTGCACTATGTCTTGTCTTATATTCAATATGAAGATGTCTCCATGAAATTTGTTGGGCTTGCCCTTGTTTGCTTGTTTGTGGGCCTCATTGGTTTTG GAAGAATTTACCTTGGAATGCACAGTTTGATCGATATCATAGGTGGTCTTGGCATTGGATTGGTGATCCTTGCATTTTGGCTTACAGTTCATGAACATGTCGACAATTTTATTGTTTCAGGACAGAATG TTACATCCTTTTGGGCTGCCCTAAGCATCCTGTTGTTCTTTGCTTATCCAACTCCTGAGCTTCCAACACCAAGCTTTGAGTACCACACAGCCTTTAATGGTGTTGCATTTGGAATT GTATCAGGGATCCAGCAAACATACCATCAGTTTCACCATGAAGCCGTTGCACGCATATTCACCCCACAGCTCACAATATCAAACTTTGTGGGAAGAATGCTGGTTGGAATACCAACAATACTTCTTGTGAAGTTCTGTAGCAAGGCTCTAGCGAAATGGATTCTACCTGGTGTATCAAACACGCTGGGCATCCCAATTAAATCAACCAACTACATTCCAACTCTGAATGGAAATGGGAAAAAATCAGATGAGAGTAAACAATCTGGTTATATCCAAAGGCTGTTTTTTTCTCAACAGGGTTCATTTGATGTTGATACGGGTATAAGGTTTATTCAATATGCAGGCCTTGCATGGTCGGTGGTAGACCTTGttccttctcttttctctcaccTGAGCTTGTAA